The following is a genomic window from Saprospiraceae bacterium.
TATAAAATCAGATGATGTAGTTTTTAAAGGATTTCAGGTCCAAAACTCAGGATTTGCTACCCTCAATGATCCGGGCGGTATCAAAGTCTATGATGCATCTGGTGTTGTAATCGAAAATAATGTATTGGACAATAACTTTTTTGGGATTTACATTCAATTTGGGAAAAACTGCATCATCCGCAATAATCGGGTAAAAGCTTACGGTGTCGAAGAACAACAAATAGGAAACGGAATCCACTGCTGGAAATCAGATAGCTTACAAATCATCGGCAACTATATACAGGGCCACAGAGACGGTATTTATTTTGAATTTGTGACTCACTCCATCATCTGGCGCAATATTTCAAAATTTAACATCAGGTACGGCCTGCATTTCATGTTTTCCAATGATGATGCTTATATCAATAATTTCTTTGAAGCCAACGGTGCCGGAGTAGCAGTGATGTACACCAAAAATGTCATCATGTATAGCAATACCTTCAAAAACAGTACGGGTGATGCGTCTTATGGTATCCTGCTCAAAGAGATTTCGGATGCAGAGATAAGAGGCAACAGATTTATCAATAATACTTCAGCGCTTTTTCTGGAAGGAGCCAATCGGATACTGATCCACAAAAATGTGTTACAAGGCAACGGCTGGGGTTTAAAGATTCAGGCCAACTGCATGGATAATACCATCACAGAAAACAATTTTACCGGCAACACTTTTGACGTCAGTACTAACGGTTCTTTGGTGCTCAATACTTTTAATAACAACTACTGGGACAAATACGAAGGATATGATCTGGATAAAAACGGCATTGGAGATATACCCTTTCATCCGTTGAGCCTGTACTCTGTCATCATCGAAAACAATCCTATAGCCATGTTATTGTACCGGAGTTTTATGGTCACTTTATTGGAGCGAACAGAAAAGCTCATCCCGAGTATCACTCCAGAAAATTTCAGGGATGACAGGCCTGTTTTAAAACCTTATGATTTATGATCCAACTCAATAATATATATAAAAGTTTTGGCAAAACGCAGGCCTTGAAAAATGTCTCGATGCATCTGTCAGCAGGCAAATGTTTCGGACTGATCGGTCCTAATGCCTGTGGCAAAACCACCATCATCAAGAGCATTCTTAGTATGGTGGTACCCAGTGCAGGAACTATCCTGTTTGATGACAAAAATATCCAAGGTGAAGTCAGCTATAAAAATCATATCGGCTACATGCCACAGATAGGCAGATATCCTGAAAATATGAGTATCAAACAAGTGATCGATATGATCAGAGACATCAGAGGATATCAGGGCGTAGAAGACAGAGAGTTGTACGATGCATTTGGTATTGAACAATTTGGTGATAAAAAAATGAGAACATTGTCCGGCGGTACTACGCAGAAGGTGAGCGCCACTTTGGCCTTTTTGTTTGATCCGCCTGTACTTATCCTGGATGAACCCACTGCAGGTCTTGATCCCATATCATCAGAACTATTGCGCGAGAAGATCATCAAAGAGCGTGAAAACGGTAAGCTTATCTTGATCACTTCGCATTTACTCAGTGAGTTGGATGACCTACTGACAGATATCATTTTTATGCAGGAAGCAGAAGTTCTGTTCAATAAGTCCGTTGATGCCCTTTTTGAAGAAACTGGGGAGGAAAGAGTATCCAAAGCCGTCAGCAAACTTCTAAAAATAAAAAGAGCATGAAGGGAATAACGAAGTTTGTGATTGCTGATATATTAAAAAATCGTATTATCCTGTTTTATGCATTGATATTGGGAGTATTTTCCTGGAGTATCTTCAGCCTTGAAGACAATACATCCAAGGGTATCATGTCCCTCCTTAACATTATACTGCTGACGGTACCACTTGTCTCTATTATTTTTTCAAATATCTACATGTACAATAGTGCCGAATTCATAGAACTGCTCGTAAGCCAGCCGGTAAAAAGATCAGCTATCTGGACTTCGCTGTTTATCGGCCTTGCCATAGCGCTCAATGTATCATTTCTGGTAGGCATAGGTATTCCTGTGTTGCTGTTTGTTCCCTTTATGACTGGTATGACCGTCATCGTCACAGGTATGCTGATCACGACTATATTTGTATCCATCGCCATGCTTTGCTCCATCCTTATGAGAGACAAGGCACGTGGCATAGGGCTTTCGATCATGATATGGTTGTTTCTTTCGCTTATTTATGACGGATTGGTGCTATTTTTTATGTTTCAATATGCAGACTATCCCATCGAAAAGCCCATGGCTATATTTTCAGCGCTAAACCCGATAGACTTGGCAAGAATTCAGGTACTCCTTCAGGTGGATGTCGCTGCACTCATGGGATATACAGGTGCGATATTCAAAAAAATGTTTGGAACCATGACAGGGTATCTGATATCTCTGATAATGATGCTACTTTGGATTGTGATTCCATTTTTGATTTCATTAAAATTATTCAATAAAAAAGACCTTTAATACGATGATAATTGAGGAAATACAGGAAAAATTAATGTCCGCCTCCAAGCCGGTAGCGAGACTTTATTACAAGAGCGGAGATGTGAAGACCATTTTCATCGGCTTTA
Proteins encoded in this region:
- a CDS encoding nitrous oxide reductase family maturation protein NosD — its product is MSFIVHKIILLFLLLVTMTQVAMSRIIHVGPGKEFKNIRPALLVAKDYDTVYVYHSQYKEGNIVINKKIVMIGVELPVIDGDKKYEVVSIKSDDVVFKGFQVQNSGFATLNDPGGIKVYDASGVVIENNVLDNNFFGIYIQFGKNCIIRNNRVKAYGVEEQQIGNGIHCWKSDSLQIIGNYIQGHRDGIYFEFVTHSIIWRNISKFNIRYGLHFMFSNDDAYINNFFEANGAGVAVMYTKNVIMYSNTFKNSTGDASYGILLKEISDAEIRGNRFINNTSALFLEGANRILIHKNVLQGNGWGLKIQANCMDNTITENNFTGNTFDVSTNGSLVLNTFNNNYWDKYEGYDLDKNGIGDIPFHPLSLYSVIIENNPIAMLLYRSFMVTLLERTEKLIPSITPENFRDDRPVLKPYDL
- a CDS encoding ABC transporter ATP-binding protein yields the protein MIQLNNIYKSFGKTQALKNVSMHLSAGKCFGLIGPNACGKTTIIKSILSMVVPSAGTILFDDKNIQGEVSYKNHIGYMPQIGRYPENMSIKQVIDMIRDIRGYQGVEDRELYDAFGIEQFGDKKMRTLSGGTTQKVSATLAFLFDPPVLILDEPTAGLDPISSELLREKIIKERENGKLILITSHLLSELDDLLTDIIFMQEAEVLFNKSVDALFEETGEERVSKAVSKLLKIKRA
- a CDS encoding ABC transporter permease subunit; translation: MKGITKFVIADILKNRIILFYALILGVFSWSIFSLEDNTSKGIMSLLNIILLTVPLVSIIFSNIYMYNSAEFIELLVSQPVKRSAIWTSLFIGLAIALNVSFLVGIGIPVLLFVPFMTGMTVIVTGMLITTIFVSIAMLCSILMRDKARGIGLSIMIWLFLSLIYDGLVLFFMFQYADYPIEKPMAIFSALNPIDLARIQVLLQVDVAALMGYTGAIFKKMFGTMTGYLISLIMMLLWIVIPFLISLKLFNKKDL